One Triticum dicoccoides isolate Atlit2015 ecotype Zavitan chromosome 5B, WEW_v2.0, whole genome shotgun sequence genomic window carries:
- the LOC119306277 gene encoding uncharacterized protein LOC119306277, whose product MGLCVSYDAAADGPATARVVLPSGELREYSPPATAALALEEVGQQGWFLCDADRLGFEGSVAAVAAGEMLQPGQIYFVLPAEMLRRYLTGEELASLAVKASAALVKAATASSAGGRRRRGSVMPLVFAPSEEDYSDKTLAKFAVKPAVPQKRRVAYRGGRSPPRFSPDLTAILESE is encoded by the coding sequence ATGGGCCTGTGTGTGTCGTACGACGCGGCAGCCGACGGCCCGGCGACCGCGAGGGTGGTGCTCCCCAGCGGCGAGCTCAGGGAGTATTCGCCGCCCGCAACTGCCGCGCTGGCGCTGGAGGAGGTGGGCCAGCAGGGGTGGTTCCTGTGCGACGCCGACAGGTTGGGGTTCGAGGGCTCCGTCGCGGCGGTGGCAGCCGGCGAGATGCTCCAGCCGGGGCAGATCTACTTCGTGCTCCCCGCAGAGATGCTGCGACGCTACCTCACAGGCGAAGAGTTGGCCTCGCTCGCCGTCAAGGCCAGCGCCGCCCTCGTCAAGGCCGCCACCGCCTCGTCTGCCGGCGGCAGGCGCCGGCGGGGCTCGGTGATGCCGCTCGTGTTCGCACCATCCGAGGAGGACTACTCGGACAAAACCTTGGCGAAGTTTGCAGTGAAGCCGGCGGTGCCGCAGAAGCGGAGGGTGGCGTACCGAGGCGGGAGGTCGCCGCCGCGGTTCTCGCCCGACTTAACCGCCATTTTGGAGAGCGAGTAG